The genome window GCCTAAAAAAGCGTCAAAATGGGCCCTGATATGTTTTTTGCTCATTTTATCCGCTTCCAGGCCAGTACCTTCAGGCGGCGCCGGACTGTTTTGAACTTGAGTTGGCGTCATCCCGGTACGTTCTATCATCCAGTTTCCGGCGGGCACCTGCCATTTCAAAGTCCCGTCGGCAGCCATATATTTCGAGATATCAAGTACTTTTGCAGGATCAATAAGATAACTTTTATCATCAACCGCTGGCTGCTGTTGCCACTGATATGCCGTCCAATACGGATACGGGGTTTGCCACATTTTCGCCAATGTTTTTTCTATATAATTTTCCACTACAGGCGTGCCCGATAATTTCAGTTCATTTATTCCCGCATCAGCCGATGCATTGGTAAACACGATACGGTAACTGGCCGATTTAGTTGCTGGTATTGAAATAGCAGCAGGCCCGTGAGGGCTAAAGCCCACGTTGAGCGCGTTGTTTGACCTATCAACAGAAAAATGCTTAATGGATTGATAGGTACCGTTCAGCAGTACCTGTATATCGCCGTCAAATGACATTGCTTTGGTATCGGGAGATATCACCAGGCTGCGTACTGTATAAGCCGCCGGCGTTGAAATATCAATCGTAAAACCCTGCTTTTCCTTAAGCTTCACACCCGTTTTATAGTTGTTGTCAAACAGCTCATTAAGATTATTTATTTCGGGAGATGACTTAAGAACAGGTTTAATGCTACTGATATCTGAATTATAGCCCGCAGGTACAGGATAAGCTATTACCCTGACGTCCTGGAAATCCTTTTGAGGCTGCACTAATTTCAAATTGATCGTTTGCTGGCCGCTTACGGTTATTTTAGAAGATGTGAGGTAACGCATAGCCTGCTCCGGCTTAACCCAGGGCCCTCCGGATTGGCTCCAGCCCGGGCTGTTAAAAATCCCTATTTCAATACCCAATTTAGTAGCTGTTTTTAAAGCTGTATGCATAATATCCCACCATTCATTGGAAAATAATTTCACTTTCCCGTTAGGCACTTCTGTAAGTCCGATATTTCCAATAAATGCCCTGTTTATCCCCACTTTTTTCATAGATTCAAGGTCGCGGATTACTCCCTGTTTTGAAATATTTCCCGAAATCCAGTACCAATAAATACTTGTCTGAACCGCGTTAGGGATGCTTATAAAATCTTTTTCAAGCTTAAGCATGTTTGCGGCTGGAACTGTTGTTTTACCCGTATCCAAATAGCTATCTGCAAGGCAAACATGGGATAGCGCACCAATAAAAATAAAATTAAGGACAAAACTAACTGTTGCAGTAAGATGGATAGCTCTCATTTATGGGATTAGCTTTAAATGTATTACCTGTTAAACCATTTACCGAAAAAAAGTTATTCGACTTATATGGTAACATCAGGAAATAAATTTTTCTAAAAACTTAGGATTTATATTGCTAAGCTAACCAAGCGCAATAATATAACTATCATGAACTGTCTTTAATAAACAGGAAACTGTTGGTAAAAAATAATTGGAGGCAAAATATCTAAATCATTATGCGTTAATACATGCTGCCCCGCCTATCATTGTGTGAAGGGCAAAACAAGGAACGGGGGATAATACCAATTATAGGCATAATCATCGCTTAACACCGGCATTGATTAGATTCTAATTAGCCCTGACCGGGTTGATACATCCTTTTTTCTACCGGTTGATAATATTCGTCCAGGTTTTCCGGCGTTCTGGAATTGTACCCCAAAACTTGCCTTAAATTTTCATTCAAACCCTTACCAAATTCATAGCCTATTGCCCGCGGATAGTCGAGCTGTTGTTTAAAGAACGGACGGGTAAATGCCATAGTAAGTGCGCGTCTTGGTTTATCAGTATTGTTTTTGCCTGTGGCATGCCATACGTTAGCATCAAAAACAACAATGCTCCCTTTTTTTGCTATAGCTCGCTCGGCATTCTTAAAAAAGTATTCATCATCCGGCTTATTTTCCTGCTTATGTGAGCCGGACAGCAAAAACGTTGCACCGTTATCAAGCGTAAAATCATCTAAAATAATCATCAGTTGGATCATTACTTTATAATCTCCTGTATAACTTCTTATATCTCTGTGAATATTTTGCACATAAGGGCTGCCATCTTTGGTATTAATTACAGCACCCAGGGAGTTTAAAATATAATTCCCATTTAAAAAATGCCTGATCTGGTCTGCACAATATTTCCTTTCGAGGAATTTAAATGTAAAAAGCTCCCTTTCAACAAGATGATGCAATGTCCCCTTCATGTTTTCACCTATCCCGTTTTTAATCTGAATTTGTCGTCTTATTTCATAAGCAGCGTCCAATGAATTGTTAATTTCATCAACAAAATCAACATCCAAAGCATCCTCATAAACAATCCAGCCGTATTCGTTCATAATTTGATCGAATGTATCCAGGTCAGCTTTTGAATAAGCGAATTTATTTTTCATAATTTAAATTTTAAGGTTAATTTTAAACAACCGAGGCTTCTATGTTTGAAATATAAGGTTGCAAATCCCGCTTGGGTTGACGATATAAAGGGAAATATGCAGATTGAGGATCAATGGCAACTCCATTTCGCTGTACCAGATCATTGTAGGCTTGTTCATCGTTTATATAGCACCATATATGGTCTTTTACCTGAAGACCTGAGAAAAGTCTTTTAAATCTGTAAAGCGTGTCCTCTTTGCCACCTACCCCTCCTCCGAGATGAAAAATCTTTTTTCCCAGCCGGCGCCCCATCACACTGATTTCGTCTGTCAATAATTTACTGGGAGATTCTTTTAAGTATTCGGGCGCTGTTGCCGAAAGATGATTTCGGATAATGTTGTCTGACAATAAGACAAGCGCACCGCAAACCAATTTTCTTCCCTCGTATATCAGGATGAGCCTGTTATCAAAGCCGTCGATATTAAGCAGGTCAACAAAATACTTTTCCTCAAAATAATAATTTTTAGATGCACTTACCCGATCCATATTCTTATGATACATTTCAATAAAACCTCGGATTTCTGCCAGATCGCAACTTTCCTTTATTTCAAATCCTTGTTTACGCAACCGTCTGATTTGCCTGGAAAGCCTTTTGTCGTACCTGTTGTGCTGGTCCTGAACAGAAATGGAGAGGTCTATGTATAATGTTGTCCCGTTTTTCCTTATTCCTCCAAATCCGGTTGTTAAAGTCAGTTGATTGATAAATGGATGCAATCTCGAAAACATACAAATAGCAGATTCGTTTTGCATGAAATTGGTAAATGAGATTTTAAATTGGCTAATTGTAAGCGAAGATAAATGCGAAAGATCAATATTGGATACAGGGCCACTATAACCATAAACTGAGGTCATATCAAAATATGGAGAGTTTTCAATTTGTCTCTTAATTACCGGTAAGGCAATAAAGAATCCCTCTTCTTCATAAATAAATAAAAGAGGTTCACCTTCATTATTTAGCAAATGATAGCCCCAACTATGAAAACATTCATTCATTAATGCCTTCATCATATAGTCGTCCCATTCTTTTTTAGTATTTACAGTAAAACTGCGGTACCCCATAGCGTTGAATATTAAGGTGTATTATTATAAAAGAATTGAATTTAAAGGCGGCATTAAATCAGGTACTTTACGGTATTGTATATTTTACCTATCCGCCATCGCCTCAATTCAAACAGGATGTATCTTTGGATATAAAGCAATAAAAGTTTCCTTTTGTGGATACCGTGATAATCGAATTTTTGCGTAATCAGGTTAAAATCGCTGATGACCATTTCCATCCTTGAATCGTCCCTGATCATGCTCCAAATGCCACCGGTATGATTACGATAACAACTCATTACCTCGGGAATAACATATATTTTTCGGCCGGTCGCAAAAGTTGCAAACAGTTTTAGCATTTTATCTCCTGCATAACAGTTAAAATACCAGGGTTTATTATATAACTCATATACCTCCGGCAGATTATGATATAACACTGTGGCGGTTTTTGTCTCTTCCTGTTTGCCGCAAAGCAAATCGTAATAAGAATACACCAAGGGCTTAGGGCTGGGATGAACATAAAGGGTATTGTCGTTCATATCAATTACCCGGGTATAATGACAGCAGATGATGTATTCGGGGTTGTTATTTAAAAAATCAACCTGCTTTTGTAACTTAAATGGATCGGTCCAAAAATCGTCGCCTTCACAAAGCGCAATATATTTGCCTTTGCAAGCTTTAAGGGTGTTCACCATGTTTAAGTGACAGCCAACATTTTTTTCGGCAGGAAGAACCGTTATAAATCCAGGATACTTCTCCTGGAGCATGGTTAATACTCCGCATGTGCCGTCTGTAGAACAATCATTGCCAATTACTATTTCAAATTTAAAATCTGTTTTTTGCATCATAAAGCTGTCAACAGCCTGGGCTATAAACTGCTCATGATTATAAGTGATACAACATATACTAACTATCAAGTCTTTCTTAATCATAAAATCGGATATTTTATTACTTTCAGTAAAAGTGTTAACATCACTTATTGCCACAGGCATACTCATGAAATTTCTGCTTTATCGCGATACAACTTTCTGATATCACAAATCTATCTCATTGAACATCAAATACTTCTAGCAAATCAGATTTGGAATTAAATTGTAAATAGTCACATTTTTTTTTACACAATTTGTAAATAGCATCCGTTGCAGTTTACATATTATGTAAAAAATCCAGCTAAAAAAACGGTAATATTAGCGGCAGAAAAATGGGAAAGGGCATAATTAAACCAAGGCTGTAGCAACTTTTGCAAAACAATTATTTTTATTCTATAAAGTTGTGTAAATTCAACTCGTAACCAATTGTAATACCCCATTACAAAACATTAAAAACTAAACAATGTATTCGCCATTTTAAAAAAGGATTAGCGAAAGCATTTAAAAATAGACGATGTCATTTTTTTGTTTGATGCCGGTCATCAAGTTTAAGTTATGATGTTTTTGAAATTATGGCTCAGTTTCCTTGTACTCAAAGTGACATTGCTTGTTTAACTAAATGAAGCTAAGAATGAATGAACTTAAAACTAAAATTAACGAACTGAGTTTTGAAGCTATTGAAGATACCGGGGCTATGCTTGCTTATTGGGACAGAAACCTAATCTGCAGATTTGCTAATAAAGCATATATTGATTGGTTTGGGAAAAAGCCCGAAGAAATAGTTGATAAATTAAGAATGCCCGAATTATTGGGTGAACTTTTTCAAAAAAACCTACCCTATATACAAGGTGTGCTTGCCGGAAAAACGCAAACTTTTGAACGTGCAATTAGAGTGCCCTCAGGCCAGGTAAGAAATTCGATAGCTACATACAGCCCTGATTTTGAAAACGGCAAAGTAAAAGGTTTTTTTGTGCATGTAGCTGATATAACTAAACTTAAAAGTTTAAATCGCAGCGAGTTAAACGGCTCAAAACATAATGGAAATAATTTACTGCCTGTTCAAAAAAATATAGAAAATGTTGCTGAAACGCTCAAATCACAGGTGTTTGATAATTTCCCGGGAATAGTAAATCTTTCCAAACAGCATTTCATTTCAGAATCTACACTTAAAAGAGAATTTGCCGCCAAATACAACACCAGCTTGTTCTCTTATTACAGAGACCTTCAAATGGAGTTGGCGGAAAAATATTTATCCGAAAAAAAGTATAGCAGAAAACAAATCGCTGCCATGTTTAATTTTTCAAATCCTTCAAATTTCTCGGCGTGTTATAAAAGATTCATTGAAAATAAAGCGCAAAATAATCTTAACAGGGAAATACAGAAAAGTATTGATGAAAGTTATAAGATATTTATTTCGCAAGCCCCTTTCGCTATCGCTATGCTCGATAAAGAGTTGAGGTACATAGCGGTATCAAACAAATGGATTACAGACTACCATCTGAGCGAAGAGTACCTTATTGGTGGTTGTCACGAACAGATTTTCGCTAAGTTGAATTTAAACTTAAAAAAAGTCTATACATCTTCGTTAAATGGCGCGATTAATAATGGTGACGAGGAGCTGATAAAAAAGGCCGATGGCACTGTCGCCTGGATGAAATGGGACATACGCCCCTGGTACAATTATAAAAATGAAATAGGTGGCCTACTTATTTTTACGGAAGATATTAGTGCTATAAAGCAAAAAGAACTCGAAAATCAAAAAATTTCTGAGATACTAAATAAGACGAAAGAAATCGCACGCATTGGGGCCTGGAGCAGAGATTATGTTAACAAAACAGTTACCTGGAGTAGAATAACTAAGGAAATACTGGAAGTATCTGAAGAGTTTGAGCCGTTCTTCAATTTTTTTTTCAATTTTCATAGCGAAGGCCCTAAGCATAATTTTGTCCAAAAAACATTTAACAGGGCCTTAAAAAAAGGCATTCCCTTTGACATTGAAGCGGAGTTAATTACAGCTAAGGGGAACTTAAAAAGAGTACGTGTAATCGGATATCCCGAATTGTCTAATGGCGTTTGCACAAAAATTTCAGGAATATTTTTGGAGGTACCTAAAAAATAGTTATCCTGGTAAATTAGACCCAAAAAAAATCTTTTTTGGTTTAAAAGTGCTTTAAAGCATCTAAAAATCAATTTTCTCAAAATTATTAACTGTATAGAAACCAAAATTGCCTGATCTTAAAAAGGCATAAATTGGTCTTTTACAGGTATTTATTAATATTGTATTACACTAAGTTTGTTTACGATTTACTGAATAGCGTAGAATTGCACATTTAAAATTCGTTTATTTCAATAAATCTTTGGCATGCAACTTAAGAGCCTGTTTAAATTTCTTCAAAAAAATGTATTGCATTTTAAATTGAAGTTTTAGAATCTTTTGTAGCAAATACCCCAAAAATGTCAAATGTTTTAAAAATCAGAAAGAAGTAATTTTCATTATAAAAATTTCGGCTAAAATTTAAACGAGCCCTATATTAATTGTTTTTGCTGTTTCACCCTAAAAGCTAATTGACATTAGTATTAAACCTAAAACATTACCGATTATGAATAAAAGAATACTCCTTATTGATGATGACAACAACATCAGGGCGCTAACATCTAAAATACTTGAGCAAAGCGGATATGACGTTATGCAATCTGAAAATGGCATGGCCGGGGTTAGCGTTGCAATACAAAACAAACCAGACTTGATATTGTGTGACGTAAAAATGCCTGATCTGGATGGATTTGCAGTGTTGAATATGCTAAAAGAGAACCAGGAGACGGCTTATATTCCCTTCATTTTTATCACTGCTAATACTGAAAGACTAGATTACAGAAAAGGTATGGAATTGGGCGCTGATGATTATATACATAAACCATTTACACAAACTGAATTAGTAAATGCTTTAAAAGCCAGGTTAAGTAAAAATGAAAATCAAAAAACCTACCTGCATAATACATTAAAAAATCCAACTGGTAATATGAACGACGGCAGGGATCAATTAAAATTATTAATAGAAGGAAGAAAAATAAGAAAGATTGAAAAAAAACAGATCCTTTATTATGAGGGCGACCAGCCGATGGGAATATATTTGATTATTGAAGGCAGCGTTAAAACTATAAAACAATCGGACGATGGACGAACATTTATGACTGGTTTATATAAGACTCATGATTACCTGGGCGTAAATGCAATATTGCTGGATGATTGTTTCAACGAAACGGCAATTGCCATTGAAGACACAACTGTGTGCATGGTTCCCAAAAATTTAATTTCCAATTTACTTGTTCGCTATCCGGATATAAGTCAGCAGTTTTTAAAAATGCTTTCTAATAATCTGCGTGAAAAAGAAGATCAAATGCTTGAATTGGCCTATCATTCGGTAAGAAAGCGCCTGGCGAAAGTAATATTACGATTGAGCAGGTATTCAGATGATCCGCTGGT of Mucilaginibacter xinganensis contains these proteins:
- a CDS encoding phytanoyl-CoA dioxygenase family protein; its protein translation is MKNKFAYSKADLDTFDQIMNEYGWIVYEDALDVDFVDEINNSLDAAYEIRRQIQIKNGIGENMKGTLHHLVERELFTFKFLERKYCADQIRHFLNGNYILNSLGAVINTKDGSPYVQNIHRDIRSYTGDYKVMIQLMIILDDFTLDNGATFLLSGSHKQENKPDDEYFFKNAERAIAKKGSIVVFDANVWHATGKNNTDKPRRALTMAFTRPFFKQQLDYPRAIGYEFGKGLNENLRQVLGYNSRTPENLDEYYQPVEKRMYQPGQG
- a CDS encoding GNAT family N-acetyltransferase, which encodes MGYRSFTVNTKKEWDDYMMKALMNECFHSWGYHLLNNEGEPLLFIYEEEGFFIALPVIKRQIENSPYFDMTSVYGYSGPVSNIDLSHLSSLTISQFKISFTNFMQNESAICMFSRLHPFINQLTLTTGFGGIRKNGTTLYIDLSISVQDQHNRYDKRLSRQIRRLRKQGFEIKESCDLAEIRGFIEMYHKNMDRVSASKNYYFEEKYFVDLLNIDGFDNRLILIYEGRKLVCGALVLLSDNIIRNHLSATAPEYLKESPSKLLTDEISVMGRRLGKKIFHLGGGVGGKEDTLYRFKRLFSGLQVKDHIWCYINDEQAYNDLVQRNGVAIDPQSAYFPLYRQPKRDLQPYISNIEASVV
- a CDS encoding glycosyltransferase family 2 protein, with the translated sequence MIKKDLIVSICCITYNHEQFIAQAVDSFMMQKTDFKFEIVIGNDCSTDGTCGVLTMLQEKYPGFITVLPAEKNVGCHLNMVNTLKACKGKYIALCEGDDFWTDPFKLQKQVDFLNNNPEYIICCHYTRVIDMNDNTLYVHPSPKPLVYSYYDLLCGKQEETKTATVLYHNLPEVYELYNKPWYFNCYAGDKMLKLFATFATGRKIYVIPEVMSCYRNHTGGIWSMIRDDSRMEMVISDFNLITQKFDYHGIHKRKLLLLYIQRYILFELRRWRIGKIYNTVKYLI
- a CDS encoding PAS domain S-box protein codes for the protein MNELKTKINELSFEAIEDTGAMLAYWDRNLICRFANKAYIDWFGKKPEEIVDKLRMPELLGELFQKNLPYIQGVLAGKTQTFERAIRVPSGQVRNSIATYSPDFENGKVKGFFVHVADITKLKSLNRSELNGSKHNGNNLLPVQKNIENVAETLKSQVFDNFPGIVNLSKQHFISESTLKREFAAKYNTSLFSYYRDLQMELAEKYLSEKKYSRKQIAAMFNFSNPSNFSACYKRFIENKAQNNLNREIQKSIDESYKIFISQAPFAIAMLDKELRYIAVSNKWITDYHLSEEYLIGGCHEQIFAKLNLNLKKVYTSSLNGAINNGDEELIKKADGTVAWMKWDIRPWYNYKNEIGGLLIFTEDISAIKQKELENQKISEILNKTKEIARIGAWSRDYVNKTVTWSRITKEILEVSEEFEPFFNFFFNFHSEGPKHNFVQKTFNRALKKGIPFDIEAELITAKGNLKRVRVIGYPELSNGVCTKISGIFLEVPKK
- a CDS encoding response regulator produces the protein MNKRILLIDDDNNIRALTSKILEQSGYDVMQSENGMAGVSVAIQNKPDLILCDVKMPDLDGFAVLNMLKENQETAYIPFIFITANTERLDYRKGMELGADDYIHKPFTQTELVNALKARLSKNENQKTYLHNTLKNPTGNMNDGRDQLKLLIEGRKIRKIEKKQILYYEGDQPMGIYLIIEGSVKTIKQSDDGRTFMTGLYKTHDYLGVNAILLDDCFNETAIAIEDTTVCMVPKNLISNLLVRYPDISQQFLKMLSNNLREKEDQMLELAYHSVRKRLAKVILRLSRYSDDPLVLKISREEIANMAGMAIETVSRTLSDFKDEGLINKKPGQIEIFEFNKLVTMKN